A window of the Desulfovibrio sp. Fe33 genome harbors these coding sequences:
- a CDS encoding HD-GYP domain-containing protein has protein sequence MGNFSVYLWQGGDFVLYTSSGQRFTTRHRLTLHKNGVKEVYVQGSERDEYEKYIERNLGRILLDETLPIEARSKIFFEATTVVLQDVFDRKLPSALRARHFDRITDIVRNSIKFLAKDNSLSAVAPFISHDYKTYTHCMHVFVYSVALFQTYDMTESEVFEYGLGALLHDVGKAKIPKRILNKRGPLTTAEREIIKEHPVHGVSMCAHLPMTQNTINCILFHHEALDGSGYPAGIKGDNVPMPVRIISLSDIYDALTTDRPYAEAMQPYEALSLIRNEMRENVDMNVFKRFVAVLSGAEII, from the coding sequence TTGGGGAACTTTTCAGTCTACCTCTGGCAAGGTGGGGACTTCGTTCTTTACACCTCTTCCGGCCAGAGATTCACCACCCGCCACCGCCTGACCCTGCACAAGAACGGGGTCAAGGAAGTGTACGTCCAGGGCTCGGAGCGCGACGAGTACGAAAAGTATATCGAACGCAACCTCGGACGGATACTGCTGGACGAGACCCTGCCCATCGAGGCGCGGTCGAAAATTTTCTTCGAAGCCACGACCGTGGTGCTCCAGGACGTATTCGACCGCAAGTTGCCGAGCGCCCTGCGGGCCAGGCACTTCGACCGCATCACGGACATCGTGCGCAACTCCATCAAGTTCCTGGCCAAGGACAACTCGCTGTCCGCGGTGGCCCCGTTCATCTCCCACGATTACAAGACCTACACCCACTGTATGCACGTATTCGTGTATTCCGTGGCCCTGTTCCAGACCTACGACATGACCGAGAGCGAGGTCTTCGAATACGGGCTGGGCGCGTTGCTGCACGACGTGGGCAAGGCCAAGATTCCCAAACGCATCCTGAACAAGCGGGGGCCGCTGACCACGGCGGAGCGGGAAATCATCAAGGAACACCCGGTGCACGGCGTATCCATGTGCGCGCACCTGCCCATGACCCAGAACACGATCAACTGCATCCTGTTCCACCATGAGGCACTGGACGGGTCGGGCTACCCGGCGGGAATAAAGGGTGACAACGTCCCCATGCCTGTCCGCATCATCTCCCTTTCCGACATCTACGACGCCCTGACCACCGACCGTCCCTACGCCGAAGCCATGCAGCCTTACGAAGCCCTCTCCCTCATCCGAAACGAAATGCGCGAAAACGTCGACATGAACGTCTTCAAACGATTCGTCGCGGTCCTCAGCGGGGCCGAAATCATCTAA